A portion of the Microcoleus sp. AS-A8 genome contains these proteins:
- a CDS encoding TIR domain-containing protein — translation MNNLFDAFISYGRADSKAFATKLYARLLERGLKVWFDQNDIPLGVDFQNQIDDGIEKAHNFLFIIAPHSINSSYCGKEIELALKRHKRIIPLLHVEQISWETWQQRFPKGTPQEWEDYKAKGLHSSFSNMHPALGKINWVYFREGIDDDETSFTGLINLLRSHADYVQQHTRFLTKALEWERHQKQTNYLLVGEEKQQAESWLKIRFKHEQPPCTPTDLHCEYITESIKNANNLMTQVFLSYADEERVTMEKIRNSLRRESITVWTNKTDIQTGEAFEEAINRGIEQADNMVYLLSPDSINSTYCQQELDLAMSLHKRIIPVLVRSTDLMQVPSALRSLQYIDLTDNVLEDDYLLDESQLLKIFHEDAAYYNEHKILLTKALKWKRQHSNPSILLRGYNLRSAQSWLKVSQKRTQHPPTSLQEEFIAESLRQPPASSLDVFVSYSRGDADFVRKLNDTLQIQGKTTWFDQESIASGSDFQQEIYRGIKACDNFLFILSPQSVNSPFCADEVEYAASLNKRFVTVLHREVNPSDLHPELAKVQWIDFNHNERDFNTNFNQLMRTLDTDREHVHSHSKWLQRALEWQEKGKNADLLLRGSELAVAEAWLKDTQAQKKQPAATDLQKAYIAQSGGNKRKNRLLLTGAVVSVMGVVTTAAIVSTMLWLQAKTQTQIAKTQTQIAKTQTQIATLRENAARVQNLPSVEGLVLAIKATGESQSSSPEVREQSFSQVQSSLNDAIEDARERNVLKGHEDSVTSVAISPDGKTIISGSNDKTIRLWDTSGKPIGSPLKGHEDSVTSVAISPDGKTIISGSNDKTIRLWDTSGKPISLPLKGHEDSVTSVAISPDGKTIISGSNDKTIRLWDTS, via the coding sequence ATGAATAATTTGTTTGATGCCTTCATTTCCTATGGACGAGCAGATAGTAAAGCTTTTGCTACAAAACTTTATGCTCGACTGCTAGAACGAGGGTTGAAAGTCTGGTTTGACCAAAATGATATTCCTCTGGGCGTAGACTTTCAGAACCAAATTGATGATGGCATTGAGAAGGCACATAACTTTCTATTTATCATTGCACCTCATTCCATTAATTCGTCCTATTGTGGCAAAGAAATTGAACTAGCCCTGAAGCGCCATAAACGCATCATTCCCCTTTTGCATGTCGAGCAAATTAGTTGGGAAACTTGGCAGCAGAGATTTCCTAAAGGGACGCCCCAAGAGTGGGAAGATTACAAGGCCAAGGGGTTACATTCGAGCTTTTCCAATATGCACCCGGCACTTGGAAAGATTAATTGGGTGTATTTTCGAGAAGGAATAGATGATGATGAGACATCTTTTACAGGCTTGATTAATTTGCTCCGTTCCCATGCTGATTATGTTCAACAGCATACCCGATTTTTAACCAAAGCATTGGAGTGGGAGAGGCATCAAAAACAAACTAACTACCTATTAGTCGGGGAAGAGAAGCAACAGGCCGAATCTTGGTTGAAGATACGGTTTAAACATGAGCAACCGCCTTGCACTCCCACAGATTTGCACTGCGAATACATTACCGAAAGTATCAAGAATGCTAACAACTTGATGACTCAGGTCTTCCTCTCCTATGCCGATGAGGAGAGGGTGACGATGGAGAAGATTCGCAACAGTTTGAGGCGAGAAAGCATTACGGTTTGGACAAATAAAACTGATATTCAAACGGGTGAAGCGTTCGAGGAAGCGATTAACCGAGGGATTGAACAAGCGGATAATATGGTCTATCTGCTTTCTCCTGACTCGATAAACTCCACATATTGTCAGCAAGAATTAGACTTGGCTATGTCACTGCACAAGCGAATTATTCCTGTGCTGGTGCGCTCAACTGACTTGATGCAGGTGCCGAGTGCGCTGCGTTCTTTGCAGTATATCGACCTCACTGACAATGTGTTGGAAGATGATTACTTGCTCGATGAAAGTCAATTGTTGAAGATTTTTCATGAAGATGCGGCTTACTACAACGAGCATAAAATTCTGTTGACTAAAGCGCTCAAGTGGAAGCGGCAGCACTCCAATCCCAGCATTCTGCTGCGAGGGTATAACTTGCGTAGTGCCCAGTCTTGGTTGAAAGTATCGCAAAAAAGAACACAGCATCCACCCACATCATTGCAGGAAGAATTTATTGCTGAAAGTCTGCGACAACCGCCTGCCAGTTCGCTGGATGTGTTTGTTTCCTATTCCCGTGGTGACGCAGATTTTGTCAGAAAGCTCAACGATACCCTACAAATTCAGGGCAAGACGACTTGGTTTGACCAGGAAAGCATTGCATCGGGGAGTGACTTTCAGCAGGAGATTTATCGGGGAATTAAAGCGTGTGACAACTTTTTATTTATTCTCTCACCGCAATCGGTAAATTCGCCCTTCTGTGCGGATGAAGTGGAGTATGCGGCTTCGTTGAATAAGCGCTTTGTGACGGTGCTGCATCGGGAGGTAAATCCCAGCGACTTGCATCCGGAATTAGCCAAAGTACAGTGGATTGATTTTAATCACAATGAGCGAGATTTTAATACGAATTTCAACCAGTTGATGAGAACTCTCGATACGGACAGAGAACATGTCCACAGTCATAGCAAATGGTTGCAGAGGGCGCTCGAATGGCAGGAGAAAGGGAAGAACGCTGATTTGCTATTGCGGGGGAGTGAGTTGGCGGTGGCTGAGGCTTGGTTGAAAGATACTCAAGCGCAAAAGAAACAACCCGCCGCAACGGATTTGCAGAAAGCGTATATTGCCCAAAGTGGTGGGAACAAGCGCAAAAACCGTTTGTTATTGACGGGGGCAGTAGTCTCGGTGATGGGGGTAGTGACGACAGCCGCGATTGTCTCCACAATGCTCTGGCTCCAAGCCAAAACGCAAACCCAAATTGCTAAAACGCAAACCCAAATTGCTAAAACGCAAACCCAAATTGCGACACTACGTGAAAATGCCGCCCGCGTGCAGAATTTGCCATCTGTTGAAGGGCTAGTTTTGGCAATCAAGGCAACGGGTGAGAGTCAATCCTCATCACCAGAGGTTCGTGAGCAGAGTTTTTCCCAAGTGCAGTCTAGTTTAAATGATGCGATCGAGGATGCCAGAGAACGCAATGTACTTAAAGGGCATGAGGATTCGGTCACCTCAGTCGCCATTAGCCCAGATGGCAAAACTATTATCAGTGGCAGTAATGACAAGACGATACGCCTGTGGGACACTTCGGGCAAGCCCATCGGTTCACCCTTAAAAGGGCATGAGGATTCGGTCACCTCAGTCGCCATTAGCCCAGATGGCAAAACTATTATCAGTGGCAGTAATGACAAGACGATACGCCTGTGGGACACTTCTGGCAAGCCCATCAGTCTACCCTTAAAAGGGCATGAGGATTCGGTCACCTCAGTCGCCATTAGCCCAGATGGCAAAACTATTATCAGTGGCAGTAATGACAAGACGATACGCCTGTGGGACACTTC